The Thermomicrobiales bacterium genome segment GCCCAGCGAGATCTATGTGTACGCAGCACTGCAGAGCGGAATTCCCTACGCCAACGGGGCGCCGAACTTGACCACCGATCTTCCTTGCATGGAAGAGCTTGCGATCGAGCGGAAGGTCCCCGTCACCGGTAAGGATTTCAAGACAGGTCAGACGCTGATCAAGACGATCCTGGCTCCAGGGTTCAAGGCTCGAATGCTCGGTATGCGCGGTTGGTACTCGACGAACATCCTCGGCAACCGTGACGGTGAGGTCCTTGATGACCCCGAGAACTTCAAGAGCAAAGAGGTGTCGAAGTTGGGAGTCATCGACACGATCCTGCAGCCAGATGTGTACCCCGACCTTTACGGCAACATCGACCACGTGGTGCGGATCAATTACTACCCGCCGCGTGGTGACAACAAAGAGGGCTGGGACAACATCGACTTCTTCGGCTGGCTCGGTTATCGCATGCAGATCAAGGTCGATTTCCTCTGCCGCGATTCGATCCTCGCCGCGCCGCTGCTGCTCGATCTCGCACTGTT includes the following:
- a CDS encoding inositol-3-phosphate synthase; its protein translation is PSEIYVYAALQSGIPYANGAPNLTTDLPCMEELAIERKVPVTGKDFKTGQTLIKTILAPGFKARMLGMRGWYSTNILGNRDGEVLDDPENFKSKEVSKLGVIDTILQPDVYPDLYGNIDHVVRINYYPPRGDNKEGWDNIDFFGWLGYRMQIKVDFLCRDSILAAPLLLDLALFLDLAKRAGMKGIQEWLSFYFKSPQHAESVYPEHDIFIQQTKLKNTLRWMMGEDQITHLGQEYYAED